One Purpureocillium takamizusanense chromosome 1, complete sequence genomic window carries:
- a CDS encoding uncharacterized protein (TransMembrane:1 (o15-35i)~EggNog:ENOG503P6MJ~COG:S) — translation MAGVAYYNVAGLRLGSHHIAMGWLATLFGGTYYALSGPKKAAADKATPPINASSSDEADFIKCVISISPTNTVARRITDKTDRKFMEEQEKKQ, via the exons ATGGCCGGTGTCGCTTACTACAACGTCGcgggcctgcgcctcggaAGCCACCAC ATTGCCATGGGTTGGCTGGCTACCCTCTTCGGCGGCACATACTACGCTCTGTCCGGCcccaagaaggcggccgccgacaaggctACCCCTCCGATCAACGCCTCGAGCTCTGATGAGGCCGACTTCATCAAGTGCGTGATTTCGATTTCCCCGACGAACACTGTGGCCAGACGGATCACTGACAAGACCGACAGGAAGTTCatggaggagcaggagaagaagcagtaA
- a CDS encoding uncharacterized protein (COG:B~COG:D~EggNog:ENOG503P15X): MTDVTTDPALVAATASDLAQQHAQNVAAAASAVSSGGSTNPKERHSLTLDQRRALRRWASAQPVRPSHKACIEWFWAQYGQQISQSTVSHSLSPKYSRLDGDNPQLSGSRLRFGNWPDVEKLVLLWYQQVQASGRQPTNEELGDKAKSIFSQLPRYKDENAPEFSPGWIHRFKKRYGLLIRRQRRHGDDTVDPAEDIEYLADCVPRVMAIHPDTNPSAIKEQVLRVVGVEATLNTCALVRDEVIRRLGGTSAHAHVAPPMTHLPPPPDPPTPPPPPPPEQPMYAEDDPEVVLQNALRQLQQEEQAAEEQAAAVREERERQERAAGMQVPPPQTMMSTPGPGRASSSDARYATPAHDMGTDLTLTPIHSDGPVSSHERPLRCPFCVNQRMLRTIKEAVEHMSTHVVV; encoded by the coding sequence ATGACGGATGTCACGACGGAcccggcgctcgtcgccgccacggcctcggacctcgcgcagcagcacgcccaaaatgtggccgccgcggcgtctgCCGTCTCCTCTGGTGGTTCAACAAACCCCAAGGAGCGGCATTCGCTGACCCTCGACCAACGTCGCGCCCTGCGTCGCTGGGCCAGCGCGCAGCCCGTCCGACCTTCCCACAAGGCCTGCATCGAGTGGTTCTGGGCCCAGTACGGCCAGCAGATCAGCCAGTCGACCGTCTCGCATTCCCTCTCTCCCAAATACTCgcgtctcgacggcgacaaccCGCAGCTTTCGGGCTCGCGTCTGCGCTTTGGTAACTGGCCCGACGTCGAGAAGCTTGTCCTCCTATGGTATCAGCAGGTTCAAGCATCCGGCCGCCAACCCACCaacgaggagctgggcgacaaGGCAAAGTCCATCTTCAGTCAGCTCCCGCGCTATAAGGATGAGAACGCTCCCGAATTCTCTCCTGGTTGGATCCACCGCTTCAAGAAGCGCTACGGCCTGCTCATTaggaggcagcggcgccacggcgatgACACAGTCGACCCGGCAGAGGATATCGAGTATCTGGCAGACTGCGTGCCGCGCGTCATGGCCATCCACCCCGACACGAACCCCTCTGCCATCAAGGAGCAGGTTTTGCGCGTGGTCGGTGTGGAGGCCACGCTGAACACCTGCGCTCTCGTCCGCGACGAGGTCATCCGTAGGTTGGGAGGCACCTCCGCGCATGCGCACGTCGCGCCTCCCATGACGCATcttcccccgccgcccgacccgccgactcctcctccgcctccgccgccggaacAGCCCATGTACGCTGAAGACGACCCGGAGGTGGTGCTTCAGAACGCCCtccgccagctgcagcaggaagAACAGGCTGCCGAAGAGCAGGCCGCTGCGGTacgcgaggagcgcgagcgccagGAGAGGGCAGCAGGGATGCAAGTGCCACCTCCGCAGACCATGATGTCTACACCTGGTCCCGGCAGGGCATCCTCCTCAGACGCACGATATGCCACGCCGGCACACGACATGGGCACCGACCTGACCCTGACGCCGATTCATTCCGACGGGCCCGTCTCCAGTCATGAACGcccgctgcgctgccctTTCTGCGTCAACCAGCGAATGCTCCGCACCATTAAGGAGGCAGTCGAGCATATGTCCACGCATGTCGTTGTTTGA
- the VPS36 gene encoding Amidase (COG:U~EggNog:ENOG503P0KE~BUSCO:EOG09262LQT), with translation MFLKHIDLTTALRPSYLPDEVLLFVQDNVGLYEGKYKLPNQQNGQVYLTSHRICYVDKLEPRANSVALELKEIDRYEFYAGFLKSSPKVTIVPKPSKRSSLHGRAVSNVALPSRTDSTSPARRDSAYRPPSEPPPLTTATWVCTICSFSNPIPVNFDPQAANAHTPLPPCLACGIKPTLSHVLKAAITNASNRPTSTPSMQSSTALALRPILADSVLQPTLNNGLPSSTEAAARPGTESGASFQCPRCTFSNHPSLLACEMCGASLVSRNVSSLPAGQHTDEIRTQSPGPVLDPKGRNGPGGIDVSDSVKISLRGGGEKIFHERLKGAMTQRKWLLQNAPPAPRGSRMVNEPLGNGSGHGQPSARTKTAGIAGLEQLGLNMRKNNELLIGSAFEDLEALMASAKEVIALAERFARQNGANGDVSAKENAILAESASQLGLITTKDIVGGGGSESLYLSELARNMAEFLADDSRGVLKKAGGIITLVDLWAMFNRARGGVELVSPMDFEKAARLWESLKLPVRLRTFRSGVMVVQGRDRTDQTTIRALLSWLQDLHEFPPERDVLWDWRAFGRGVTAQETAERFGWSIGVAEEELLMAEEQGALCREEGIEGLKFWKNYIDTGDVRPPKSQQQMDAEAVIRSLKESGFI, from the exons ATGTTTCTAAAACATATCGACCTGACCACCGCTCTGCGGCCTTCTTACCTACCAGATGAGGTGCTACTGTTTGTGCAGGACAATGTCGGCCTCTACGAGGG CAAATACAAACTTCCGAACCAGCAGAATGGCCAGGTTTACCTGACTTCGCACCGGATATGTTAtgtcgacaagctcgagCCCCGCGCCAACTCGGTTGCACTGGAGCTAAAAGAGATCGACCGTTACGAATTCTATGCTGGCTTTCTAAAGTCCTCGCCAAAGGTAACCATCGTCCCTAAGCCTTCTAAGCGGTCCTCTCTTCATGGGCGTGCCGTATCCAATGtcgccttgccgtcgaggaccgACTCTACATCACCAGCACGCAGGGACAGCGCCTATCGACCACCGTCGGAACCACCTCCACTAACAACGGCAACGTGGGTTTGTACAATCTGCAGCTTCTCGAACCCCATCCCTGTGAATTTTGATCCACAAGCTGCCAATGCCCacacgccgctgccgccttgcCTGGCTTGTGGTATCAAGCCGACGCTCTCACATGTACTGAAGGcggccatcaccaacgccAGTAACAGGCCGACCTCTACGCCTTCAATGCAGAGCTCGACCGCCCTTGCACTGCGGCCGATACTCGCAGACAGTGTCTTGCAGCCGACGCTCAACAATGGTCTTCCATCATCAACAGAAGCCGCCGCAAGACCCGGCACCGAATCCGGTGCCTCGTTCCAGTGCCCGCGATGCACCTTTTCAAACCACCCATCTCTTCTGGCCTGCGAGATGTGCGGTGCTTCTTTGGTATCCCGTAACGTCTCATCTCTTCCTGCGGGGCAGCACACCGATGAGATCAGAACGCAATCTCCTGGGCCAGTCTTGGACCCGAAAGGAAGGAACGGGCCAGGAGGAATCGATGTCTCCGACAGCGTGAAGATTTCTCTCCGAGGCGGTGGGGAAAAGATATTCCACGAGCGACTCAAGGGTGCCATGACACAGCGTAAGTGGCTACTCCAAAATGCACCTCCAGCACCACGGGGCAGTCGCATGGTAAATGAGCCCCTCGGCAACGGGTCAGGCCACGGACAGCCGAGTGCCAGGACGAAAACGGCTGGCATCGCGGGCTTGGAGCAGCTCGGATTGAATATGCGCAAGAACAACGAGCTGCTGATCGGCAGCGCGTTCGAGGATCTGGAGGCGTTGATGGCCTCTGCTAAGGAGGTGATTGCCCTGGCGGAACGATTTGCCCGGCAGAACGGTGCGAATGGCGATGTGTCCGCAAAGGAAAACGCTATTCTGGCCGAGTCTGCAAGCCAGCTCGGTTTGATTACGACAAAGGacatcgtcggcggtggcggctcaGAGTCGCTATACCTGTCCGAGCTGGCCCGCAACATGGCCGAGTTCCTAGCCGATGACTCGAGGGGCGTTTTGAagaaggcgggcggcatcatcacaCTTGTTGACTTGTGGGCCATGTTCAACCGCGCACGAGgaggcgtcgagctcgtAAGCCCCATGGACTTCGAGAAGGCTGCCCGCCTATGGGAGAGCCTCAAGCTACCCGTCCGGCTGCGCACCTTTCGCAGCGGCGTCATGGTGGTGCAGGGCCGCGATCGCACCGACCAGACAACCATCCGGGCGCTCCTGTCCTGGCTGCAAGACCTGCACGAGTTCCCGCCCGAACGCGACGTGCTGTGGGACTGGCGTGCATTCGGGCGTGGCGTTACCGCGCAGGAGACGGCTGAGCGATTTGGTTGGAgcatcggcgtcgctgaggaggagctgctcatggccgaggagcagggcgCTCTGTGccgcgaggagggcatcgaggGGCTCAAGTTCTGGAAGAACTACATCGACACTGGAGACGTGCGGCCGCCCAagagccagcagcagatggatgccgaggccgtcatACGCTCACTCAAGGAGAGCGGCTTTATATAG
- a CDS encoding uncharacterized protein (COG:K~EggNog:ENOG503NVGE~BUSCO:EOG092625AX), translated as MMPGWPAAAQQAPGVPQPSTPASYAYPSNPAYVPVQVRQGFGQFPAAVPPPPFTGYPPPPPPAAAALQQPSPNPPAAPQQSKSKTDWPDAVRRYVQRSFLPQNEDPTVPRAEVENKLKETIGVAKENGTLYTIDWDNTPLPQALVKAERDARFKGDAVSGAAAPGKSLKSKKRKSSEYAEGDASKSPWRTANLRGSLEDRVSYPAADKRSAAEVSAKQSKFSKDAASKRKRRFESEYKAVYRSPSPTPPSSGPIVGTCETLEKRYLRLTAPPVASNVRPEGVLRQTLDLLKKKWRDEGNYSYICDQLKSMRQDLTVQRIKNDFTVSVYEIHARIALEKGDIGEYNQCQTQLRSLYGLGLKGHPHEFKAYRILYFIHTANRSGLNDILADLTAAEKEERPIKHALNVRSALALGNYHKFFQLYLDTPNMGAYLMDMFVVRERLAAMSNICKSYKPDVKLRFITEELAFESDADAAQFIIHHQGQHLLEDRQDHIAFLAGKAGPLFESFRAAAFSKVDIKGQI; from the exons ATGATGCCCGGGTGGCCAGCGGCTGCCCAGCAAGCGCCGGGCGTCCCTCAACCatccacgcccgcgtcgtaTGCGTATCCCTCCA ATCCAGCCTATGTTCCCGTCCAAGTTCGCCAGGGCTTCGGCCAGTTCCCAGCCGCAGTTCCCCCTCCACCGTTTACTGGCTacccgcctccacctccccccgccgccgcagctctcCAGCAGCCTTCCCCAAACCCACCAGCTGCGCCACAGCAGTCCAAGAGCAAAACGGACTGGCCTGATGCTGTCCGACGCTATGTTCAACGCTCCTTCTTGCCACAGAATGAAGATCCAACGGTTCCCCGTGCAGAAGTAGAGAATAAGTTGAAGGAGACCATCGGCGTGGCCAAGGAGAATGGCACACTGTATACGATTGACTGGGACAACACTCCCTTACCTCAGGCCCTCGTCAAGGCTGAGCGTGATGCACGCTTCAAGGGTGACGCCGTgtccggagcagcagcacccggaAAATCTCTCAAATCCAAAAAGAGAAAATCATCTGAATATGCCGAGGGAGACGCGTCCAAGTCGCCGTGGCGCACTGCTAACCTTCGTGGGTCACTCGAGGACCGCGTCTCATATCCGGCTGCCGACAAACGCTCCGCCGCGGAAGTGTCGGCGAAGCAAAGTAAGTTCTCGAAGGACGCGGCCAGCAAGCGAAAACGCCGCTTCGAAAGCGAGTACAAAGCCGTGTACCGCTCGCCAAGCCCAACGCCACCCTCATCGGGACCCATTGTCGGAACCTGCGAGACGCTGGAGAAACGGTACCTTCGTCTCACGGCTCCGCCCGTGGCGTCCAACGTGCGTCCCGAGGGGGTGCTCCGCCAGACGCTCGATCTTCTTAAGAAGAAGtggcgcgacgagggcaacTACTCGTACATTTGCGACCAGCTCAAGTCGATGCGCCAAGATCTGACGGTGCAACGCATCAAGAATGATTTTACTGTTTCTGTCTATGAAATTCACGCCCGCATTGCCTTGGAGAAGGGGGATATCGGTGAGTATAACCAGTGCCAAACGCAGCTTCGATCCCTctacggcctcggcctcaaGGGCCATCCCCATGAGTTCAAGGCGTACCGTATCTTGTATTTCATCCACACGGCCAACCGCTCCGGGTTGAACGACATTCTGGCAGACTTAACCGCAgcagagaaggaggagcgccCCATCAAGCATGCCCTGAACGTGCGCTCGGCGCTTGCTCTGGGCAACTACCATAAGTTTTTCCAGCTGTACCTGGACACGCCCAACATGGGAGCATATCTCATGGACATGTTTGTCGTACGGGAGCGCCTTGCGGCCATGAGCAACATTTGCAAGAG TTACAAGCCCGACGTCAAATTGCGCTTTATTACTGAAGAGCTTGCTTTTGAGTCGGATGCCGATGCTGCTCAGTTCATCATCCACCATCAGGGTCAGCATCTCCTCGAAGATCGCCAGGACCACATCGCATTTCTGGCCGGCAAGGCCGGCCCTCTCTTTGAGAGTTTCCGGGCCGCGGCCTTCAGCAAAGTCGACATCAAGGGACAAATCTGA